The following proteins are encoded in a genomic region of Odontesthes bonariensis isolate fOdoBon6 chromosome 19, fOdoBon6.hap1, whole genome shotgun sequence:
- the mfap3l gene encoding microfibrillar-associated protein 3-like isoform X2, giving the protein MHQQFKKMHGAGGYIFLALVSLVASSAAAVVPLDVFENGTESINATDDGFVPVAFTKVSQIIAREGSCALIDCNITGDPFPSVQWFNSHGDRLDMQTDGGKWWLLDGGGVLNITSIEFADRGKYTCMASNVHGSSNCTVTLRVVLSNGDMGVYYMVVCLVTFTIIMILNITRLCMMSSHLKKTEKVINEFFRTEGAEKLQKAFEIAKRIPIITSAKTLELAKVTQFKTMEFARYIEELARSIPLPPLIMNCRTFMEEILEVVGVEEMRHTFVRHAPEGRCGLAGRIPSIGARDVFTILQVRDRERSESPAADSDNSSIHEQPQHIAIQASIHPPLAIGMEAPAQPEASPAQPEASPSSPPPSSPVGPAPLSFQEQPEAAGDTDAEQAEAEHKTPPCQVFYESHV; this is encoded by the exons ATGCACCAACAGTTTAAGAAAATGCACGGGGCCGGCGGATACATTTTTCTGGCCCTGGTGTCTCTTGTCGCCTCCAGCGCCGCCGCGGTCGTGCCGTTGGACGTGTTTGAAAACGGCACGGAAAGCATCAACGCCACAGACGACGGATTTGTCCCAGTTGCGTTCACAAAAGTGAGCCAGATAATTGCCCGTGAGGGGAGCTGCGCACTGATTGATTGCAACATCACCGGAGACCCTTTCCCCAGCGTTCAGTGGTTCAACTCCCACGGAGACCGCCTGGACATGCAGACGGATG GTGGGAAGTGGTGGCTGCTGGACGGCGGCGGCGTCCTCAACATCACCAGCATCGAGTTTGCCGACCGCGGGAAGTACACCTGCATGGCGTCCAACGTCCACGGCAGCTCCAACTGCACGGTGACGCTGCGCGTGGTCTTATCCAACGGCGACATGGGCGTGTACTACATGGTGGTGTGTCTGGTTACGTTCACCATCATCATGATCCTGAACATCACGCGCCTCTGCATGATGAGCAGCCACCTGAAGAAGACCGAGAAGGTCATCAACGAGTTCTTCCGCACCGAGGGCGCCGAGAAGCTGCAGAAGGCCTTCGAGATCGCCAAGAGGATCCCCATCATCACCTCGGCCAAGACGCTGGAGCTTGCCAAGGTGACGCAGTTCAAGACCATGGAGTTCGCGCGCTACATCGAGGAGCTGGCCCGCAGCATCCCGCTGCCGCCGCTCATCATGAACTGCCGCACCTTCATGGAGGAGATCCTGGAGGTGGTGGGCGTGGAGGAGATGAGGCACACCTTCGTCAGACACGCCCCCGAGGGGCGCTGCGGCCTGGCGGGCAGGATCCCCTCCATCGGGGCGAGGGACGTCTTCACCATCCTGCAGGTGAGGGACCGGGAGCGCAGCGAGTCCCCCGCCGCCGACTCGGACAACTCCTCCATTCACGAGCAGCCGCAGCACATCGCCATCCAGGCGTCCATTCATCCGCCGCTCGCCATCGGCATGGAAGCGCCGGCCCAGCCCGAGGC CTCGCCAGCCCAGCCCGAGGCCTCGCCATCCTCGCCTCCCCCTTCCTCCCCTGTGGGGCCGGCTCCCCTCAGCTTCCAGGAGCAGCCCGAGGCCGCGGGAGACACCGACGCCGAGCAGGCGGAGGCGGAGCATAAGACGCCTCCCTGCCAGGTGTTTTATGAGAGCCACGTGTGA
- the mfap3l gene encoding microfibrillar-associated protein 3-like isoform X1 — MHQQFKKMHGAGGYIFLALVSLVASSAAAVVPLDVFENGTESINATDDGFVPVAFTKVSQIIAREGSCALIDCNITGDPFPSVQWFNSHGDRLDMQTDGGKWWLLDGGGVLNITSIEFADRGKYTCMASNVHGSSNCTVTLRVVLSNGDMGVYYMVVCLVTFTIIMILNITRLCMMSSHLKKTEKVINEFFRTEGAEKLQKAFEIAKRIPIITSAKTLELAKVTQFKTMEFARYIEELARSIPLPPLIMNCRTFMEEILEVVGVEEMRHTFVRHAPEGRCGLAGRIPSIGARDVFTILQVRDRERSESPAADSDNSSIHEQPQHIAIQASIHPPLAIGMEAPAQPEASPSSPAQPEASPSSPAQPEASPAQPEASPSSPPPSSPVGPAPLSFQEQPEAAGDTDAEQAEAEHKTPPCQVFYESHV, encoded by the exons ATGCACCAACAGTTTAAGAAAATGCACGGGGCCGGCGGATACATTTTTCTGGCCCTGGTGTCTCTTGTCGCCTCCAGCGCCGCCGCGGTCGTGCCGTTGGACGTGTTTGAAAACGGCACGGAAAGCATCAACGCCACAGACGACGGATTTGTCCCAGTTGCGTTCACAAAAGTGAGCCAGATAATTGCCCGTGAGGGGAGCTGCGCACTGATTGATTGCAACATCACCGGAGACCCTTTCCCCAGCGTTCAGTGGTTCAACTCCCACGGAGACCGCCTGGACATGCAGACGGATG GTGGGAAGTGGTGGCTGCTGGACGGCGGCGGCGTCCTCAACATCACCAGCATCGAGTTTGCCGACCGCGGGAAGTACACCTGCATGGCGTCCAACGTCCACGGCAGCTCCAACTGCACGGTGACGCTGCGCGTGGTCTTATCCAACGGCGACATGGGCGTGTACTACATGGTGGTGTGTCTGGTTACGTTCACCATCATCATGATCCTGAACATCACGCGCCTCTGCATGATGAGCAGCCACCTGAAGAAGACCGAGAAGGTCATCAACGAGTTCTTCCGCACCGAGGGCGCCGAGAAGCTGCAGAAGGCCTTCGAGATCGCCAAGAGGATCCCCATCATCACCTCGGCCAAGACGCTGGAGCTTGCCAAGGTGACGCAGTTCAAGACCATGGAGTTCGCGCGCTACATCGAGGAGCTGGCCCGCAGCATCCCGCTGCCGCCGCTCATCATGAACTGCCGCACCTTCATGGAGGAGATCCTGGAGGTGGTGGGCGTGGAGGAGATGAGGCACACCTTCGTCAGACACGCCCCCGAGGGGCGCTGCGGCCTGGCGGGCAGGATCCCCTCCATCGGGGCGAGGGACGTCTTCACCATCCTGCAGGTGAGGGACCGGGAGCGCAGCGAGTCCCCCGCCGCCGACTCGGACAACTCCTCCATTCACGAGCAGCCGCAGCACATCGCCATCCAGGCGTCCATTCATCCGCCGCTCGCCATCGGCATGGAAGCGCCGGCCCAGCCCGAGGCCTCGCCATCCTCGCCAGCCCAGCCCGAGGCCTCGCCATCCTCGCCAGCCCAGCCGGAGGCCTCGCCAGCCCAGCCCGAGGCCTCGCCATCCTCGCCTCCCCCTTCCTCCCCTGTGGGGCCGGCTCCCCTCAGCTTCCAGGAGCAGCCCGAGGCCGCGGGAGACACCGACGCCGAGCAGGCGGAGGCGGAGCATAAGACGCCTCCCTGCCAGGTGTTTTATGAGAGCCACGTGTGA
- the aadat gene encoding kynurenine/alpha-aminoadipate aminotransferase, mitochondrial translates to MNYARFLTAVSAARKPSPIRMLTELQQRSPPTMISLAGGAPNPNTFPFQSASIQVKGGQTVTFNEAAMKRALQYSASNGIPELLTWMKNLQKDLHSPPTAGLSPEDGQMDMCVTTGSQEGLCKVFEMLVNPGDNILLDAPTYSGTLAALQPLGCNLINVPSDQHGMIPAALKEVLSRWDPSEVHEPGSTAPRILYTIPNGGNPTGASMTAQRKKDVYELARQYDMLIIEDDPYYFLQFEKPWAPTFLSMDVDGRIIRTDSFSKILSSGLRIGFVTGPKPLVDRIVLHIQASTMHTSTFTQLMVSELLHSWGQEGFLQHIDGVIEFYRKQRDAMISSADTWLKDVAEWHTPSAGMFLWMKLKGISDTQQLIMEKALEKEVLLVPGGVFMINSSDPCPYVRAAFSLSTPEQIDEAFRRLSSLIKDSL, encoded by the exons ATGAATTACGCCCGGTTTCTGACAGCTGTCAGTGCAGCTAGAAAACCTTCCCCTATCAGGATGCTGA ctgagctgcagcagcgGTCGCCACCGACCATGATCTCACTGGCCGGCGGAGCTCCCAACCCCAACACCTTCCCCTTCCAGTCCGCCTCCATCCAGGTGAAGGGCGGCCAAACGGTGACGTTCAACGAGGCGGCGATGAAGAGGGCGCTGCAGTACTCCGCCTCCAATGG AATCCCGGAGCTGCTGACGTGGATGAAGAACCTGCAGAAGGACCTCCACAGCCCCCCGACGGCCGGCCTCAGCCCTGAGGACGGCCAGATGGACATGTGTGTGACCACGGGGAGCCAGGAGGGGCTCTGTAAG GTGTTTGAGATGCTGGTTAACCCCGGGGACAACATCCTCCTGGATGCGCCCACGTATTCGGGCACACTGGCGGCG CTCCAGCCTCTCGGCTGCAACCTGATCAACGTCCCCAGCGACCAGCACGGCATGATCCCCGCCGCCCTGAAGGAGGTCCTGTCCCGCTGGGACCCGTCGGAGGTCCACGAGCCCGGCAGCACCGCGCCCAGGATCCTCTACACCATCCCCAACGGGGGGAACCCCACCGGGGCCTCCATGACGGCTCAGAGGAAGAAGGACGTGTACGAG CTGGCTCGGCAGTACGACATGCTCATCATCGAGGACGACCCCTACTACTTCCTGCAGTTTGAAAAG CCGTGGGCGCCGACCTTTCTCTCCATGGACGTTGACGGGAGGATCATCAGGACGGACTCCTTCTCTAAGATCCTGTCTTCTGG GCTGAGGATAGGTTTCGTTACTGGTCCCAAGCCACTGGTGGACAGGATTGTGCTGCACATCCAGGCCTCAACCATGCACACAAGCACCTTCACACAG CTCATGGTGTCCGAGTTGTTGCACAGCTGGGGTCAAGAGGGCTTCCTCCAGCACATAGACGG GGTGATCGAGTTCTACAGAAAACAGCGCGATGCCATGATCAGCTCTGCAGACACGTGGCTCAAAG acgTGGCAGAGTGGCACACCCCGTCGGCAGGAATGTTCCTGTGGATGAAACTAAAGGGCATATCCGACACCCAGCAGCTCATCATGGAGAAGGCGTTGGAGAAAGAG GTGCTGCTGGTTCCTGGAGGCGTCTTCATGATCAACAGCAGTGACCCGTGCCCCTACGTCAGAGCGGCCTTTTCTCTTTCCACACCGGAGCAGATCGatgag GCTTTCAGACGACTTTCTTCCCTCATCAAAGACTCTTTGTGA
- the ino80b gene encoding INO80 complex subunit B: MGKRKDMIHPRFLGEGGSSLHNVHKRKHKKHKKHKKKHHSFAEAPEPEPLPVPRPPPQLRLKIKLGGQTLGTKSVPTFTVHPGVACPPTPLMIIDNNVDDDDEDDEDEDEDDEEPSVPLEQYRAWLDEDSNLATSPMPDMDSDSMLCGPVDEEERWLDALEKGELDDNGELKKEVDESLLTARQKALLHKQQSQPLLELPMGYKEKEMTAEMMQKREERARKRRLQAAKKAEDSKNQTIERLTKTSKAKIKSLKDRRSRQNQSPMVRYSDSARGINISFPTGVSAPAPAPPLPPPAAPENCGVSGCANFKKYSCSKTGVPLCSLECYRRNLLLVSA; this comes from the exons ATGGGGAAAAGGAAGGACATGATTCACCCCAGGTTTCTCG GTGAAGGCGGCTCCAGCCTGCACAACGTTCACAAgcggaaacacaaaaaacacaagaagcACAAGAAGAAGCACCACAGCTTCGCCGAGGCCCCGGAGCCCGAGCCGCTGCCGGTCCCCCGGCCCCCACCGCAGCTCCGACTCAAGATCAAGCTGGGCGGACAGACGCTGGGCACCAAGAG TGTTCCCACCTTCACCGTCCACCCCGGCGTGGCGTGTCCTCCGACTCCGCTGATGATCATCGACAACAACGTGGATGACGACGATGAAGACGAcgaggacgaggacgaggaTGACGAGGAGCCCTCTGTGCCTCTGGAGCAGTATCGAGCCTGGCTGg ATGAAGACAGCAACCTGGCCACGTCCCCGATGCCGGACATGGACTCTGACTCCATGCTGTGCGGCCCTGTGGACGAGGAGGAGAGGTGGCTGGATGCTCTGGAGAAGGGCGAGCTGGACGACAACGGAGAGCTGAAGAAAGAAGTCGACGAATCCCTACTGACCGCCAGACAG AAAGCCCTGCTGCACAAGCAGCAGAGCCAGCCTCTGCTGGAGCTGCCCATGGGCTacaaggagaaggagatgaCCGCGGAGATGATGCAGAAGCGGGAGGAGCGAGCCCGCAAGAGACGCCTGCAGGCCGCCAAGAAGGCCGAGGACAGCAAGAACCAGACGATAGAGAGACTGACCAAAACCAGCAAGGCCAAGATCAAGAGCCTGAAAGACCGGAGGTCCAGGCAGAACCAGAGCCCCATGGTGCGGTACAGCGACTCGGCGCGGGGGATCAACATCTCCTTCCCCACGGGGGTCTCCGCCCCGGCCCCGGCTCCTCCCCTTCCTCCGCCCGCGGCGCCGGAGAACTGCGGCGTGAGCGGCTGCGCCAACTTCAAGAAGTACTCCTGCTCCAAGACGGGGGTTCCTCTCTGCAGCCTGGAGTGTTACAGGaggaacctgctgctggtgtcaGCGTGA